Below is a window of Quercus robur chromosome 6, dhQueRobu3.1, whole genome shotgun sequence DNA.
ATGTGATTATGAACTCTTAGAATGGAAGTTTTGCTAGATTACCTTCTCTAATATGAGCCACCATTATGATCACATTTTTCTTTCAAGCTTGTCTAACAAGGAGGACTGTTGACGTGGGTTCAAtttgtggcttgaattgccactgAAGCCCACAAGGCCCATTGCTTGTAAGTCGGTCAAGTATGACTGAATACAACTAGGAATGTAACTCCTAGTGTTGCTGGCCTATgacatatataaatacatatattaGGTTTGTGTTCTACGGAATAGAGAGATCAAGAATTCTATTAATCTAGTAAGTGCAGCTGcataagagaaaatagagaaaaagagaggcagtcagcttctattcttattgtttctgtgagagagtgctagggtgtaattgggatttgggtttcttgagagtgttcttgtgcactattgtatctctttatttttatagtgaaatttctccGTCGTTGTTGTGGAGGTAGGCAatttgccgaaccacgtaaattgGTGAATTGATGTTGATCTGTTAAAAGGAACAGATGTAAAATGCTATGGTAAATGAagtcctttattattattatttatttatttattttttgtggtaagtatcaaatgctttttttttttttgttgataagttATCAGATGCTTTTCCTTggtgaaacctttttttttggtatggcAATATATGGCATAAATGGAGAGTAGAGACCTTGCATCTTTGAAAAGTTAAACTTAATGTTTGCATACTCATATCTTGTGCTTGGTATTTACAGTTACAATCTTTTCAAATTGAAGACATCAAACAGGATTATGATACTGGTAAAGATGGCATCAGCATGGTCACTTTCAAAGTTGATTTTGACCGGGCTGAGAAGTTGGAGGAGGCTGTCAAAGCCAATTGTAGCCGAGATTTGGTGTTTTATAAACACTGAGAGACTTGGCCATGTCTTATATGTGGGTGTGGACATTGTGAACATTATTGAACCTGTCATCAAGGCAGCACTTTCAGGAGCTGGTATGTTCAACCCTTTTTCTCCTGCCTTGCTCCAATGATGTGCAAAATATGTCAGCAGATTTGCAGATAAGCCTGCCATTGGTTAATTTATTGTTTGAGGGAAATTCATAGAAGAATTAATTACAGGTAGATGTTTaagataaattttgaattattattgAGAGGTGGTGGCGATCTGAAAATTTAAGAACTGTATATATGATCATCATTTCATACAGATACCCTGTTGCTAATTTTACTGACGTTGTAAATTTGTTTACTCTGTGCACTGTGCTGATCTTTATGCTGTTCAGCACATTGGTGCCTTCCTACATCTGTGAAAGGAATTATAAAGTAAAAAGACAGCAGAGAAACCTCACTTTTAAGTTGATTTATGATTTGAATTAGTATTCTCTGTAACCTGAGATTGGTTGACCAATTTgtacttctttattttttttcctatgtcaTTTTCAATGTGAGGAACGCTATATTTTGAATGTTTGTTTTAATATTATCTATTAGTAGCTTAatgtttgatttaattaatgaataatttccataaaaaaagcAAATTTTAGCATGTTGGCTCATTGCATTGTAGGAAGGATAGAAGCATGATCCTGAGTTTGGTTGAATTTAGAGCTGGTTTTATAGTTTGTACTAAATAATGTCTCCCCCACCCCCATGATCATGTTCTGTGGCTACCATAGATAATTACCGTTATTTTTGGTATCttcgatttttttttgggtaggggggggggtgggggggcgGGGGGGAGGGGTGGTGTGTGTGGAGAGAACCCTCAGGGAGaaggggtgggggtgggggtctttgctcatttgttttgtttaatctTGTATTTTGTGGCCTTCATAATTTTAAGTTTGGGTAGTTAAAAAGTCAACATTTTGAGTAAAATAACCAACTTATCTAATATTTTGAGGACTAGATGACAATATCACAAGTGATTCGGTTATTTATTTTAGGTAGGGGGAAAGTGAAATATGACTCTTTACAGTCTCTACCAAGTATACTTAGGCTAACTTGAGACATTCTAGATAGTAGTAACAAGCCAGGATCAAAAGACTCTGTATGGCTGCCACATTCAAGggtcatttatttattgttggaGGAAAGGCAGAACCGTAGCATCAAAAGGGCTAGTTTTCAGTTTGATGGGGGGTGCGATGAGGCATGAATAATCGGTGGTTCAGATCAACCTCTGCCAAATTTCTTTTAGTCTTATGGAGGAGATTGAAGCACCATTGGGAAAGTTGTTTTTGATGGAATGAAGGGGATTTGAGGCATGTTTGGCAAAGATGGACTTGCAGAAAGTGGGTGTTGGTTGCTTGGAAGTGGCAGCCATGTGGACTTTGGTGGAGTTGATTCTAATTGAATTGGGAGCATAGGTatgtggttgattttttttttttttttttttgcttacatCAGGTAGGGTAGGGGGGATTTGAACACAAACTCTTATCCTCAGGAGAATTGGGTAATGCCATTGAGGTACAAGATTCTTGGTGGATATGTGGTAGGTTAGCAACTGTGTCAATGTGTATTTAGGCACTGTTGGCTGGGGCAGGAGTTGGTTGCTTGGTAAAAGTGACTTTGGATGAGTTGGGTGTGTTGGCAGTGTTGGGAACGGGATAGTAGGCAATTGTGGCAATGTGGTTTTTACCTGTGTTTGCTAAGAGGGTATTTGGGATGGGAGCTTGGCAATAGTGGCATCTTGGGGCTTTGGTAGAGAATATTGAGTCAGCATCCCTGGCAAAGGAAGCAACTGTAGACGTGCTGTGGTCGTGTCCAAAAGTTTTTCAAGCTGTTTAGGCTCGTATTAGTGCTTGAGAATGGCAATGCTATAACAATAAATCTGTGACCACAACCCATCTCACACCTATTTTCACACCATTTCCACGTGTCATTACATCATCACTTTTGACCCCAAAAAACACCTTTAATAATTAGttcctcatatatatatatatatatatttttttttttctctaacctgaccggactctctctctctctgtgatgATGAGGAATAAATGTTAGTGAATGGGAGAAGAATGAGATGGGTTCCGTGAACCCATCTCATTCTTCTCCCATTCACTAACATttattcttcatcatcatcagagagagagagatgggagaaGAATGAGACGTGAACCCATCTCATTCTTCTCCCATTCACTAACATttattcttcttcatcatcattagagagagagagagagagagagagagagagagagagagagagagagaggccccTTTGGGGACGCatccataaaatattaaatttagataGGACCATATAACTGTAACAAATTACAAACCATAGGATCATTTTTCCATTACTAAGATCGACAATAGAACAGCCTTTTGCAAGCTGATACGACTAACTAAAAAACAATAGAAGAGCCTTTTACAATTTGGTACAAGTAAAGAATGCATGAATcatgatgcatgaaaaatgaaacCCTGTAAGACTAACAAATATATATGGACTTGCTAGAGTCTAGCCTGTAAACAAACTCAAATAAGAACCATGCAGGTTCTATTATTTACGAAGACTCCAAGGCATtgaaccattaaaaaaaaaaaggctaggCGAAAGATGAATATAAATGTTACGGGTCCAGCATTAGTGGCTCAATTTGAAGGGGGTGTAAAGAGGGAAAAAAGTGTTGGGATAGTGGTTGGGGTGGGCATTGGAGTAGATGGGAGCGGAGGTAATGTTGCCTAGGGAACCGTTGGGATTGTAGGCAAAGATGAAACTTGTGCACTTGGTAATGGCGGCAATGTGAACTAGGACATTTGGTTGGTTGGCAGTGTTGGTAACGGATCGGCAGATAATAATAGCAATGTGGCTTTTGGCAGATGTGAAAATTGGGTGCTAGGCAATGGTGGCAATGTGGGATTTGGCAGAGTTGGCGTGGTAGGCAACGTGGCTTTAGGTAGTGTTGGTATTGTCCGTAACGGAGGCAATGTTGCCTTGGGCAGAGAAAATTGTAGGCAGTGGCATTGTTGCGGGTGGAGCAGCTGGTGTGCCCAAAAGGTGACGAGCTGCTAGACTTTATATTGGTGCTTGAGAGTGATGATGCTATCATTAAAGTGTTAGTATATGGGTTGTGCTTGTGTCTAGTGGCCAATTCCATTGGACACGTTGAGATGCGGACACATGTCCGTATCTTAACGTGTCTAGTGGAACTGGCCACTGGATAGAAGCCTTTCCCTTAGTATATAACAGTAATAGGTGATCACACCATAATATGATGCATCTTTACCTATATGATAATACCCACTTGGTAGATAGTGTTGCTTCACCAACCAACAGCATAATTAATTAAGCGTTAGAGTTAGTTATTTACAGAAGTAATGTGTTTTTTAGATAAGATGTAACTCTTGGTAAATAGACATATTTATTCCCTAAAGACACGAGGAGTCTATAAATACTGATATTCCTCGTTCATTGGTGATTCCTTACCATACACAATATGGAACTAACACAGAGGTGGGAGGAAACAATGATTAGAAAATCCTAGAGATTGATAGAAGTTTTTCGGATCTAGTTCACTTGAAGAGTTGGGCCTATTGGGTAGatgtttttcttattgaagAAACCAAGTTCCATAGGAGTATTTACAGTGGGTAAAGTGTTGAACAATCATGAGGATCTGAGTAGCCAATACGAGTTTAATGGGATGTGGTTGGGGGAATTGTGAACAAACTTTATTTAGAAAAAGGTAATAGCTAGTTGCCAGTGCACACACATTATTGCACACAAAGTACATAAACATGAGTTcctttttttgttatatattttgtgTGCAATATTATGTGCGAAATAAACACCCCTCTTTAGTAAAACATAAAGGGAAACAAACCTATTTCATTATAACTTAtggtataaaatttttatttatttatatttttttgagatagacaTTTCTTGTGGATTGTGGTTACATCAATGATCAAATATTACTTCTACGGGAAATTGCTCTTTgcattcaaatttataaaaattgaatgCTTCTACAGTTCACGACACATTTTCATGTTTGCTATGATGTTATCAACTTGTCATTTATCCATCCCCATTAATATCTTCCTCGTCATCATCACATGGCCAATATTGCGTTAAAATGGGAGGTTTTACACCCTAATTATTCgttttagtttaatttaagtGGTTTATGCAACCATTCTTTATCTTGAGTTTCCTTTTGAGCCAGAAGAAGCGGTTTGATAAGATAGTATATGCTAAGAGAAGCTCCACACTAACAAAGAAATTGTATACATAATCATTTAGGCAAATCATAAGAATGACACTTAAAAGATAATGAGTCTGGAATAATGGAAAATAAAACATCATAATCTCTGATACAAGCAAATACACACGAACCTACTCATGCAGGTAAAATACCAATCACTcgaataaaaacttaaatgcATGCATTGAAAAAATGCTTCAAGCTAGTAATACAAAGAACCATCCCAAGATGAATGGAAAAGTGGGGCATGTCAAGGACTAGTGGTTCTCATTGAAGGGAAGTGGGAGAAGAAGGTTGGAGTTGTCATCGGAGGGTGTCAACTCGGGAATTGTGGGGATGGCTGGGAATTTTGGAATTGGCAAAGATGGTATCTGGGTGCTTGGCAATTGTGGCAATGTGGTTTGATCAGGTAGTGTCATTGGCAATGTGGGCTTTGGCAGAGTTGGTTGAGTTTGCAGAGTTAGCAATGCTGGTGTGTCCAAAATGTTGCGCGCTGCAAGGCTTGTGGTTGCTAGTGATAATGCTAGGACCAAAGACAGGAGGAAACAATAATTAGAAAACGCCATGGTTTGATGAAAATTTCTCAAACTTAGGGAAGAAATATAgtgaaagagagggagagataggaaaatgagatttctatattttcattatacAATGGTATTTATAGCTTTGAATCTAACATATTGTTAGTTCAAttaataacaaaagaaaatgttaacaagcaccATGGGGTGCTTATTAAGATTTTCCTATATGGGTCTCActtagaaaaaaggaaaaaagctaACAAAAAAACTgccaaaaaagataaaaaactgttaaaagttgccaaaaaaaaaaaactattgtaaTTGCCAAGAGCTgccaaaaaaattgttgttaacAGGTACTTTGTGGTGCCAATTAACACAACCTAATAACAAATTGGGATGGGTTAGGAGACTAATTCCTGTAAAAAACTTCAACGGCTTGTAACCGTGGTAACAAAGTTAATAGCACTAAcagaattttgaatttgaagtcACACTTCATAAAGCAATACAGGAACGGTGTGAAGTTTAAACTACCTTTCGTAAGACGACACCGTATTGTTAAAAGTCTAAAGCGTGCTGAGAGCCAGAAATGATGCCGTGTTGCTGTGGTTGTTTGAAAACGGTGTCGTGTCTAACAGTAGCAACTTTGAGAAGCTGTGAGAAGATGTTGTAGATTGAAAAAACTAGGTGGCTGATGGCCATCAGTGATGGGTATTTTTAGTGGGAAAACGTTAAAGGATTTTGAGGGCTGAATATATTAAACGATATatgagtttgaatgtttgatgGAATATTATGGTTGGAGGAAGTATGAGGAAACCTTGGTTAGTTCACCTCCCAAACTAGACTAATTGTTCGTTCAAAAATACCAGTCAACCTAAAAGGATGCAATTGTTCCAAAAAAcataaagagaagaagaaaaagaagatgtaataGGAAAACAAACCTACTGCTTATATGAGTCTATAATGAGATTCTCTTTTttatctaataataataataaaatttataaaaagacACGTTTTCTTTATGAATTATCAAATGGATACACTGACTTGAATATTTGACTAATTTTTCATGTGAAGCTTAGTAGATGAtggtaatttatattttgaagaGGTTTTAAATAAGATCTTATATATGCCAAGAGAAGTAGTTTAGCTAACAGTCTGATATCACTTGGTGTTTTCAATGGAGACTTATAAGAGGATATTTGACCAATTTTTCATGTGACTCTTAGTAGATGATGGTGATTTATATTTTGAAGAGGTTTCAAATAAGATCTTATATATGCCAAGAGCACGCAATTCATTAGTTGATAGCCTGATATCACTTGGTGTTTTTAATAAAGAtttttagggttcaaatttttcttcaattgtAACCATTGaatttatacataaaaaagTCTTATTAAGTTGGgcaaaacttatatataattGCTTAGGTGTTGGATATTAGattattcaattaaattcaaacaattGATTGTATTAATCAGTGAAATATTAACACTTTTCACTGTTTTAAAGACAATTAAATTCTTTTTCtatgttttgaatttaaaagGGAAATTTAATGTACTATAATAAAGAATTGTACTTCAGTTTTATACTTAGAAGTTTATGTTctattatgaaatttataaattactaGTATATACTAGCATGTTCGTGCATATTAGTATACATGTCAATTGGACTCTAGCTAGGCCCATTGTACTATACTTctactatattttatatttattgcacACATATTACTTATGCTGCCTATGCATAGGCAACATcgtttgtataattttatggaTCAACATATAAGAGAATTGATTCTTTATTCTAACAATGCAATATACGAATTAATTATAAGTTATACGATATGATAGTTTACAATCCATAAGTAACCCATAATTAATCTCATTACATATTTGTttacaatcattttttttcacactCGTACACTTTTCATTTGCATAATCCTCTTCCAAAAAGTATGACAATTCCATTCGTATTGTAATAATTTCATTAGTATGCTTGCACAGTTGCACGCGCAATATACACTTTGAATCAAAGACTGATGCAGAGAAGGTTTTGTTAAGAGAACCTTGGATTGTTGAGTTTAGACCTTTTCAAGAATGAGCAAATTGTAGCATGCGTGTTTAATTTGAAGGGCAGCATGTACCCATTGggtttttatagaaaaaaatacattaaatatTTAAGGATCCagagaaataaaattaatgagTTGTCACTGGAAAATCTTTAATAGTTAACATCTCTctcttgattatttatttatttaattttttttttttacttataaactttttttttgagaatactaagtattttttaacacacacacagagatgAGAGAAGACTTCAATTCTCGAAGGTCAAGGGGCTACATTATGGTTCAATTTTTATACCAAACCATTTGGTATATATGGTGCTTGAGCCATCTAGCTCTACccataatttttcctttttcctttttgttttttgtttttgtttttattttattttattttgttttattattagcAGATATCTCGTCTAACCTGTGTCATTTATTACCGTGGCCAGTAATATGGCCTTACAAGGATgctaatgaaaaaattaaagaaaaaaaaaatcgaccATTGTCATGTATAAATTTAAGATAGAAGATTGATCTCAAATTATAAGTGAAACTCCACCGTTTTTTTTTGTTCGaaagattaattaattaagtgatTTATGCAATTAATCCATATCACAGATTATCATAAAGTATACTGTATGTAAGAGAAGCTccaaactttttaaagaaatcatgtacatatataatcatatttcATATGGGTAATCATAAGAATAACACTCCAAGTGACACTGAAAAGTATTAAATGATCGAAGAATGAATCTAGAATAATGGAAAATAATACATGAGAATCCTCACCGAGACAAACAAATACACATAAACCTAGTCGCGCCTGCAAAAGCACTTACATATATAAAACCAAGACAAACAGGTTCCCaccacacatttaaaaaatgcttCAAATAGTGGTATAGAGAACCATCCAATGATGAAGCTAGAAGGAAGATGAAAGGGAATTTGACATATCAGGGACTAGTCATTCAATTTGATGGTGGTGGGGAGAAGAAAGGAATTGTTGGAATTGTCATAGGAATGGTGGGGATTGTGGTTGGGATGGTGGGCAATGGAGTAGCAGCAGGTAGAGGAGGTAGTGTCACCTTGGGAACTGTAGGGGTGGTTGGGGAAGTTGGATTTGGCAAAGATGGAATCTGGGTGCTTGGCAATGGTGGCAAAGTGGACTTTGGTAGAGTTGGCAATGGTGGCAATATGGTAGTTGGCAGTGTTGGCTGAGATGGGATCTGGGTGCTTGGCAATGGTGGCAATGTGGGCTTTGGCAAAGGTGGTTGAGTTGGCAAAGTTGGCAATGGCGTGCTAGGCAGTGGTGGCAATGTGGCTTGAGGCAGTGTTGGCACTGAGGGCAATGGAGGCAATGTGGACTTGGGCAAACTTGGGATCGTAGGCAGTGTCAATGCCGGAGGTGGAGCGGCTGTTGTGTCCAAAAGCTGGCGTGCTGCAAGGCTTACATTGGTGGTTGCGAGTGAAAATGCTACGACCAAGGACAGAACGAAACAATAGTTGGAAAATGCCATGGTTTGGTCTGAGGAGAAGATTTGAAAAGCTGTTTCACTTTTAGTATTGGCTAGATGTTCTTGATTTAAAAAACCATATACTGCATGGGTATTTATAGTGGGAAAATGTTGAAGGATTCTGAGGACTAAAGCATCAATATGAGTTTGATGGAATGTGGTTGAAGGAACTACGAATAAACCTTAGTTAGTTCACCTAGCAAACTAGACTAGTTGTTTGTTCAAAAATCATTAGCCAATCTAAAATGATACAATTGACTTGTGGGAGCTTATAGGAAAACAAATCTACTTGATTATGTGCTGTGATTCATCACACCTTTTGTTTTAGGGCCGTTAGGAATGttcaaaagaataattgaacaaaaatagaAGCAAGAGATATCATAGGACACCATTGAATTCACTTTTGGATAATGCTGGGAAGTTCAATTGGCTTATCGTGTTGTTTTAGATAAAGAATAACTTatatttgaccaaattttctTGCCACACATGTAGATAATGATAATTTATATTTGTAGAGGGTTTGAAATGAGGACTTAGGAATTTTATGCTATATGATGAAATTTGTAAGGTAAATTGTATTTTGGATCCCTCACATAGTGAGATctatttgattttggttttaattttaaaaagtttgaatttagtttcctcaaattttttaattttactatttagtccCTCCATCTATTTCTCTTTCATATATACTAACGAAATGTTTAAACACCCTATATGTCATTGACCAAATTTGAACCAACCCTATATTTAAggtttaaaatgaaattaaccCCAtgttttaaaggaaaaaaaaaatgcaagtaaGAAATGGATGGAAAATAGATGAAGTGACAAAATTATTCATCACTTCTTACAATTTGAGGGATtgaattacaaatttttaaaattaagggacCAAAATTGCTCAAAACCTATATCTATGGGactaaaaatacaatttacctaaatttataaataactgACAATATGTTCATGCgatatacataaaaattaaaaattacgtaattttatgaaaatagtttactaatatAATCACAATGTGTTAATAAAATtgatagccaaaaaaaaatctaaattacaTGATTGAACTATACCCTTTAAGACAGAGTTTTTATTAAAACCAAATATTGTTGTAGATGATTTAGAATTt
It encodes the following:
- the LOC126689773 gene encoding protein PELPK2-like is translated as MAFSNYCFLLSLVLALSLATTSLAARNILDTPALLTLQTQPTLPKPTLPMTLPDQTTLPQLPSTQIPSLPIPKFPAIPTIPELTPSDDNSNLLLPLPFNENH
- the LOC126689774 gene encoding protein PELPK1-like, which encodes MAFSNYCFVLSLVVAFSLATTNVSLAARQLLDTTAAPPPALTLPTIPSLPKSTLPPLPSVPTLPQATLPPLPSTPLPTLPTQPPLPKPTLPPLPSTQIPSQPTLPTTILPPLPTLPKSTLPPLPSTQIPSLPNPTSPTTPTVPKVTLPPLPAATPLPTIPTTIPTIPMTIPTIPFFSPPPSN